A genomic stretch from Caulobacter sp. FWC2 includes:
- a CDS encoding alpha-ketoglutarate-dependent dioxygenase AlkB has translation MFQPLTVVPGFDLWPGLLDLPAQRALVDAVMAAAEAAPFAHYNTAYGKAMSVAMTAFGPLGWTSDKTGYRYAERHPGTDQVWPAMPPALLELWSALGDPDTPPDSCLVNLYRGEARMGLHQDRDEADTAFPVLSISLGDTAVFRIGGTSRKDPTRSLRLGSGDVCRLSGPARLAFHGVDRILAGSSSLVPGGGRINLTLRRAL, from the coding sequence ATGTTTCAGCCCCTCACCGTCGTTCCCGGTTTCGACCTCTGGCCCGGCCTGCTGGACCTTCCGGCCCAGCGCGCGCTGGTCGACGCGGTGATGGCCGCCGCCGAAGCCGCGCCGTTCGCCCACTACAACACCGCCTATGGAAAGGCGATGAGCGTGGCCATGACCGCCTTCGGACCGCTGGGCTGGACCAGCGACAAGACCGGATACCGCTATGCTGAACGCCATCCGGGCACGGACCAGGTCTGGCCGGCCATGCCGCCCGCGCTACTGGAACTCTGGAGCGCGCTGGGCGATCCCGACACCCCGCCGGACTCGTGCCTGGTGAACCTCTATCGCGGCGAGGCCCGCATGGGTCTTCACCAGGATCGCGACGAGGCCGACACGGCCTTTCCGGTGCTGTCGATCTCGCTGGGCGACACGGCGGTGTTCCGGATCGGCGGGACCTCGCGCAAGGACCCGACGCGGAGCCTGCGGCTGGGCTCCGGCGATGTCTGCCGACTCTCCGGACCGGCGCGCCTGGCCTTCCACGGCGTCGACCGTATCCTGGCGGGTTCGTCGAGCCTGGTACCCGGCGGTGGCCGGATCAACCTGACGCTTAGACGCGCCCTGTAG
- a CDS encoding M1 family metallopeptidase codes for MRRLMSSAAVAVILFASGAVSAATAAKAPAKPTAAVQAGSKGATFASVTTQLPRAVRPTHYDLSFTPDADKMAFSASVKIAIEVVEPTATVTLQAADLAFSKAEIAGVGAASMTGKVKVDDDAQTASFTFAKVLPKGKYVLALDYTGKIYTQAAGLFALDYETETGKKRAIYTQFENSDARRFIPSWDEPFYKATYTVEATIPTGQMALGNMPIASSKDLGGGKTLVKFATSPKMSTYLLFFGLGEFDRASVKAAGVDVGVVTKKGDTPKAAFALKAAADILPWYNDYFGTPYPLPVLDNIAAPGRSQFFSAMENWGAIFYFEYAMNLDPKISTESDKQTVFTTVAHEMAHQWFGDLVTMAWWDDLWLNEGFASWMEGRATEHFHPEWNSALGSVGGREYAMSLDALSTTHPVVQHVTTVEQASQAFDGITYQKGEAVIRMLESYVGHDAWRDGVRAYMKKHAHGNTVSDDLWSSVEGAAKKPILAIAHDFTLQPGVPLITVDAATCAAGKTTLTLSQSEFSKDVPDKKPLLWRVPVTVQAVGGGEAKTLVTGGKGSVTVDGCGPVVVNAGQNGYFRTQYGAERFGGIVQSFAKLPAIDQLGVMSDAWSMGLAGYQPATDFLDLAKATPADADPQVFSKIAGVYSGIDNYYEGMPAERAAFRKLAVAKLRPLLAKVGWTAKAGEPDRIAILRGELIGTLGGLGDPEVVAEATRRFNADKTDPSAIPGPLRKTILSVVARHADAATWDAIHAQALAEKTPLIRAQLFSLLASAEDEALAKKALELALTPEPGETLSSSMISRVAGGHPDMTFDWAVAHKDAVNAKVDSTSRTRFIPGLGASSSNPAMAEKIKAWAAANLAEGSRKEADKAAASVLNRAKIREQRLPAITAWVGKNG; via the coding sequence ATGCGTCGTCTTATGTCCTCCGCGGCCGTCGCCGTGATTTTGTTCGCCTCTGGCGCGGTGTCCGCCGCGACCGCCGCCAAGGCCCCAGCCAAGCCTACCGCCGCCGTCCAGGCCGGCAGCAAGGGCGCGACCTTCGCCTCGGTGACGACCCAGCTCCCGCGCGCTGTCCGGCCCACGCACTATGACCTGTCCTTCACGCCCGACGCCGACAAGATGGCCTTCTCCGCCAGCGTGAAGATCGCCATCGAGGTCGTCGAGCCGACCGCGACCGTGACCCTGCAGGCGGCAGACCTGGCGTTCTCCAAGGCCGAGATCGCCGGGGTCGGCGCGGCCTCAATGACTGGCAAGGTCAAGGTCGACGACGACGCCCAGACCGCCAGCTTCACGTTCGCCAAGGTCCTTCCGAAGGGCAAGTACGTCCTGGCCCTCGACTATACGGGCAAGATCTACACCCAGGCCGCCGGCCTGTTCGCGCTGGACTACGAGACCGAGACCGGCAAGAAGCGCGCGATCTACACCCAGTTCGAGAACTCCGACGCCCGCCGCTTCATCCCGTCGTGGGACGAGCCGTTCTACAAGGCCACCTACACCGTCGAGGCGACGATCCCGACCGGTCAGATGGCGCTGGGCAACATGCCGATCGCGTCCTCGAAGGACCTCGGCGGCGGCAAGACCCTGGTGAAGTTCGCGACCTCGCCGAAGATGTCGACCTACCTGCTGTTCTTCGGCCTGGGCGAGTTCGACCGCGCCTCGGTCAAGGCCGCCGGCGTCGATGTCGGCGTGGTCACCAAGAAGGGCGACACGCCCAAGGCCGCGTTCGCACTCAAGGCTGCCGCCGATATCCTGCCTTGGTACAACGACTATTTCGGCACGCCATACCCGCTGCCGGTGCTGGACAACATCGCCGCCCCCGGCCGCAGCCAGTTCTTCAGCGCCATGGAGAACTGGGGGGCGATCTTCTATTTCGAATACGCCATGAATCTCGATCCGAAGATCTCGACCGAGAGCGACAAGCAGACCGTCTTCACCACCGTGGCCCACGAAATGGCGCACCAGTGGTTCGGCGACCTGGTCACCATGGCCTGGTGGGACGACCTGTGGCTGAACGAGGGCTTCGCCTCGTGGATGGAAGGCCGCGCGACCGAGCACTTCCACCCCGAATGGAACTCCGCTCTGGGGTCGGTTGGCGGTCGTGAGTACGCCATGAGCCTGGACGCGCTGTCGACCACGCACCCGGTGGTGCAGCACGTGACCACCGTCGAGCAGGCCAGCCAAGCCTTCGACGGCATCACGTACCAGAAGGGCGAGGCCGTCATCCGTATGCTGGAAAGCTATGTGGGTCACGACGCCTGGCGCGACGGCGTGCGCGCTTACATGAAGAAGCACGCCCACGGCAATACGGTCAGCGACGACCTGTGGTCGTCGGTCGAGGGCGCGGCCAAGAAGCCGATCCTGGCCATCGCCCATGACTTCACCCTGCAGCCGGGCGTGCCTCTGATCACTGTCGATGCGGCGACCTGCGCGGCCGGCAAGACGACCCTGACGCTCAGCCAGTCCGAGTTCAGCAAGGACGTCCCGGACAAGAAGCCGCTGCTGTGGCGTGTTCCGGTCACCGTTCAGGCTGTGGGCGGCGGCGAAGCCAAGACCCTGGTCACCGGCGGCAAGGGCTCGGTCACGGTCGATGGCTGCGGCCCGGTCGTGGTCAATGCCGGCCAGAACGGCTACTTCCGCACCCAGTATGGCGCCGAGCGTTTCGGCGGCATCGTTCAGAGCTTCGCCAAGCTGCCGGCGATCGACCAGTTGGGCGTGATGAGCGACGCCTGGTCGATGGGCCTGGCCGGCTACCAGCCCGCCACCGACTTCCTCGACCTGGCCAAGGCCACGCCGGCCGACGCCGACCCGCAGGTGTTTTCGAAGATCGCCGGCGTCTATTCGGGCATCGACAACTACTACGAAGGCATGCCGGCCGAGCGCGCCGCGTTCCGCAAGCTGGCCGTGGCCAAGCTGCGCCCGCTGCTCGCCAAGGTCGGCTGGACGGCCAAGGCCGGCGAGCCCGACCGCATCGCCATCCTGCGCGGCGAGTTGATCGGCACTCTGGGCGGCCTGGGCGATCCGGAGGTCGTGGCCGAGGCCACGCGTCGGTTCAACGCCGACAAGACCGACCCGTCGGCCATCCCCGGTCCGCTGCGCAAGACCATCCTCAGCGTCGTGGCCCGTCACGCCGACGCCGCCACCTGGGACGCCATCCACGCCCAGGCCCTGGCCGAGAAGACCCCGCTGATCCGCGCCCAGCTGTTCTCGCTGCTGGCCTCGGCCGAGGATGAGGCCCTCGCCAAGAAGGCGCTGGAGCTGGCCCTGACGCCGGAACCAGGCGAGACCCTGTCCAGTTCGATGATCTCGCGGGTGGCGGGCGGTCACCCGGACATGACCTTCGACTGGGCTGTAGCCCACAAGGACGCGGTCAACGCCAAGGTCGATTCCACCTCGCGCACCCGGTTTATCCCCGGTCTGGGCGCCAGCTCGTCGAACCCGGCCATGGCGGAGAAGATCAAGGCCTGGGCCGCGGCCAATCTGGCCGAGGGATCGCGCAAGGAAGCCGACAAGGCCGCCGCCTCGGTGCTTAACCGCGCCAAGATCCGCGAGCAGCGCCTGCCGGCCATCACCGCCTGGGTCGGCAAGAACGGCTAA
- the dnaA gene encoding chromosomal replication initiator protein DnaA, with translation MTMKGGVASQDFSTAIAAAVEPATSVWLKVCVALKRELGDAAFGSWIAPAALREAAAGDVVLVTSTGIARDWIRRSAWRRIGELWAANDPTGRRIDLKSRLEFEAALVGNGGAYVEAAPKAVVAEPIEIVLPVSTDAPAIMAPITKSTRTQGLQERFTFETFVPGPANEFAHAVARRIANWADGHFNPVLFHGPYGFGKTHLLNALAWEAMRNAPEKRVVYLTAERFLSTFVRALMDRQTAAFKEELRAADLLIIDDVHFIAGKQSTQEELFHTLTALVGEGGRVVFSADRPPSAMTEMDAHLRSHLSAGLVCGLEPADRNLRLGILERKIQTLAVAHGFEPTMRPDVLQFLADRFTDSVRELEGALNTLSARAGEGLSRMTLDEVQAILRPHLRSGEKRITIDDIQKATSEHYGMKQADLLSERRNRAIARPRQAAMWLAKQLTTRSLPDIGRRFGGRDHTTVLHAVRRIEALRAEDSTLNHDLEVITRKLRG, from the coding sequence ATGACGATGAAGGGCGGGGTGGCCAGCCAGGACTTCTCGACAGCGATCGCGGCGGCGGTAGAGCCGGCGACGAGCGTGTGGTTGAAGGTTTGCGTGGCTTTGAAACGCGAGCTCGGCGATGCGGCCTTCGGGTCATGGATCGCCCCTGCGGCTCTGCGCGAGGCCGCGGCCGGCGATGTCGTCCTGGTCACGTCGACGGGCATCGCCCGTGACTGGATCCGTCGTAGCGCCTGGCGTCGCATTGGCGAGCTGTGGGCCGCCAACGACCCGACCGGGCGTCGCATCGACCTGAAGTCGCGCCTTGAGTTCGAAGCGGCGCTGGTTGGCAACGGCGGCGCCTATGTCGAGGCCGCCCCGAAGGCCGTGGTCGCCGAACCCATCGAGATCGTCCTGCCGGTGTCGACCGACGCCCCGGCGATCATGGCGCCCATCACCAAGTCGACCCGCACCCAGGGTCTGCAAGAGCGCTTCACCTTCGAGACCTTCGTCCCGGGTCCCGCCAACGAGTTCGCCCACGCCGTGGCGCGCCGGATCGCCAACTGGGCCGACGGCCACTTCAATCCCGTGCTGTTCCACGGCCCCTATGGGTTCGGCAAGACCCACCTGCTGAACGCCCTGGCCTGGGAAGCCATGCGCAACGCGCCGGAAAAGCGCGTGGTCTATCTGACCGCCGAGCGCTTCCTGTCGACCTTCGTGCGCGCCCTGATGGATCGCCAGACGGCGGCCTTCAAGGAAGAGCTGCGCGCCGCCGACCTGCTGATCATCGACGACGTGCATTTCATCGCCGGCAAGCAGTCGACCCAGGAAGAGCTGTTCCACACCCTGACCGCCCTGGTCGGCGAAGGCGGCCGCGTCGTGTTCTCGGCGGACCGCCCGCCGTCGGCCATGACCGAGATGGACGCTCACCTGCGCTCGCACCTTTCCGCGGGCCTGGTCTGCGGCCTGGAGCCGGCTGACCGCAATCTGCGCCTGGGCATCCTGGAACGTAAGATTCAGACCCTGGCCGTGGCCCACGGCTTCGAGCCGACCATGCGTCCGGACGTGCTGCAGTTCCTGGCCGACCGTTTCACCGACAGCGTCCGCGAGCTGGAAGGCGCGCTGAACACCCTGTCGGCCCGCGCCGGCGAAGGCCTGTCGCGCATGACGCTGGACGAGGTCCAGGCGATCCTGCGTCCGCACCTGCGGTCGGGCGAGAAGCGCATCACCATCGACGACATCCAGAAGGCGACGTCCGAGCACTACGGCATGAAGCAGGCCGATCTGCTGTCGGAGCGCCGCAACCGCGCCATCGCCCGTCCGCGTCAGGCCGCCATGTGGCTGGCCAAACAGCTGACCACCCGTTCGCTGCCGGACATCGGCCGTCGCTTCGGCGGTCGCGACCACACCACGGTGCTCCACGCCGTGCGCCGTATCGAGGCCCTGCGCGCCGAGGACAGCACCCTGAACCACGACCTGGAAGTGATCACGCGTAAGCTGCGCGGCTGA
- the rpsT gene encoding 30S ribosomal protein S20, which translates to MANNPGAKKAIRKIARRTEVNTARRSRVRTFLRKFEDAIAKGDVAVAKAAFVEAQSELMRAVSKGVVHPNTGSRKVSRLAARLKKLDKAAA; encoded by the coding sequence GCGATCCGCAAGATCGCTCGCCGCACCGAAGTCAACACCGCTCGTCGCTCGCGCGTGCGCACCTTCCTGCGCAAGTTCGAAGACGCCATCGCAAAGGGCGATGTGGCCGTCGCCAAGGCCGCTTTCGTGGAAGCTCAATCGGAGCTGATGCGCGCGGTTTCGAAGGGCGTGGTTCACCCCAACACGGGCTCGCGCAAGGTGTCGCGCCTGGCCGCGCGCCTGAAGAAGCTGGATAAGGCCGCGGCCTAG